TTGTGAAACGGCTGCAGCGCAAAGGATGGGTGCAGCAGTATCCGGACGCACTCGATCAGCGGAAACGCTATCTGCAACTGACCGAAACCGGACGCCATTTTGCAGAAAAATCCATTCACCTGCTTGCCCGGAACTTTTCGGAGGCGCTTCATGCGCTTTCGCCGTTGGAACAAACCACGCTTATGGCATCACTTAATCTGATGGCCCGACAGGTCGGTTCCGAAATCCCGCTCCTGATCACACCGGAAAAAGGTCCCGCATCATGAACCTTAAACTCTATTATCTCATCACCATACTGCTGATCACGCCCGGCCTGGTCTGGTTGAGCATCAGAAAACTTAAAGTCCTGCAGGCGGAGCGCGAAGAACGGCTGAAAAATCAGGATCATGCCGGACCGGTTCCCTCGCCCAAATCCCAGAAGTCGATTCGAAGACAGCAGATTAAACGGATGGAAAACCGTTTCAGCATTACGCGCTGGACCATGGTTTTGACGATTTTCATGGCCGGAGCAATTTTTGCAGCGGCGCCGTTTATCCGGAAGGTTTCGCCTACGTTCCTTCCGGTGATTATGGGGGTCGTTTCCGTCATTATCGGTATTGCGGCCAAACCTTTCATTGAAAATATGATCTGCGGGCTGGTGCTGTGCCACAGCAAACTGGCCCGAATCGGTGATGTTACCCTGGTGGATGATGCCTACGGGGTGATCGAAGACGTCACGCTGACGCACAGCATTATCAAACGCTGGGATTCCCTGCGATACGTGGTGCCCAACAGCTCCATGATGACCAAGGAATTTGTCAATTATTCGCTGCACGACAATGACCGCTGGGTGATTGTTGAATTCTGGATCGATTATCAATCCGATATTTCAGAGGTGGAGCAAATCGCCATCGAAACACCGAAAAAAAGCCGCTATTTCGCCGATAAAGAAGAACCCGGCTTCTGGGTCATCGATACGGAAAAGGCGGGCGTGAAATGCATGATCACTGCTTGGGCCACCTCACCTTCCGAAGGTTGGATGCTGGGGCACGATATCCGCAAATCTCTTTTGGTTAAACTGAAAGAACACGGCATTACAACCCATGCGCATCGGCTCAGAACGGAACCTCAACCACAGGAGAAAACGGCATGACCGACCACATTGAAACCATTCAGGGCGCAACGGTTCAGCATGGCCCGAAAAGCGGCCGTGTATTCATGAAGGAACTGGGTCAGGCCGATCCGGCCCGGCTGATTCCCAAACTGGCGGAACTGGCTGTACGCAACAACTACCCTAAAGTTTTTGTAAAAGTTCCTGCATCGGAATCCCGCACATTCTATCGAAGCGATTACCGAAAAGAAGCGGCCATCCCGGATTTCTATGACGGAGAGGAAGATGCCGTATTCCTATCAAACCTTTCAGGATCCCTCCCCCGCGAAGAGCCCGGCCAGAACCAGCTCGATGAAATTATGATAACGGCGCGCGAATACCAGAACAGCGGGCTGGCCCATCCTCTGCCCCAAGGCGCAGTGATCCGCAAATGCTGCGGCGAAGATGTCCCTGCCATGGCCCGCATGTATCGCATGCTGTTGCCGGCCTATCCATTTGCCGTGCACGATATCGACTATCTGCTGCAATCCATGGCTGATGAAAGTCACTACTACCGTGTTGAAATCCGGAATGAACCTGTTGCCTTGGCTGCCGCAGTGGTTGATACGGAAACCGGCAGCGCTGAAATGACTCATTTTGTCACCCATCCCGACTGGCGCAAAAACGGCCTGTCCGCCCGGCTGATCCAGACGATGGAAAATGCGATGAGGCATTTTGATATTCAGACGGTTTACGCCATGGCGAGGGCCTCATCGGCGGGCATCAACATCGCCTTTGCCCGGCTGGGCTATTCATACGGCGGACGACTGATTAATAAAACACGGATTTCCGGCCATACGGAAAGCATGAATGTCTGGCACAGAAATCTGCAGTTCACCCCTTCATAACCAGCCGACGGAGGCGTCCCATGATTGGAAAAAGAAAATGGAAAATACCCGGAACCGGGAAACAGATATTCGGTATGGGGCCGGGCACCGAAGCATCGACTGAACGCGCGCTCGTGATCGGCGAAGCCATGATACAGAATCTGCTGACTGGTCGCACACCGCAGAGTTCGCCTCTGCAGGTTGCCCGGCAGCTGCAGGAACTGAATATTTCAACACAGTTTGTTACCCGGGTCGGCGACGATGATGACGGGCACATCATTTTAAGTCATATCGATCAAAACGGTCTGGATACCTTCCATATACAGCGTGACCGCACTCATCCGACCGCCAGCATTGAAACCGACAACGCCCGTGATGGCGAAGGATATAATCAGCCGGTTGTTCCCCGGGCCGCTTTTGATTTTATTGAATTCGACTCCTTCATTCCTTTTGCACAGTCCGAATCGCTGCTGATTTATTTTGATTCGCTGATCCAGCGGAACCATGCATCCCGCAAACGGTTTCATCAGTTCCTCGAACAGATTCCGGAAACCGCCATCTGCACATACGACATGAATCTGTATCCGGAATGCTGCAAACGTGAACTCATCATTCCGTCGCTCCAACGGGCGGACCTGCTGATTCTTTCCGAAGATGAACTGACTGTAATCGGCGAACTGATGGGGGCGCCGCCGGGGATTGATTATCTCGCTCAGTCAATTATGGATATTTTTGAAATTACGCAGATCGCGATCACACGCGGGACAGCAGGCAGCATTCTGTATACCCCGCAGGGTTGCTACAGTCAGCGGCCGACGCGTTTCGGCCGCAGTACCAATATTGATTCCGGTCAGGCCGCAGCCACATTCGCCGCCATGATTTCGGACTGTTTTCTTAAACAGGTCCCGCCGAAAAAATCGGTTAAACGCGCCACAAAGCGCGCTGAAAATTACCGCGCGCCGTTATCCCCCTGAACACCGCTCATTAAGCCGTATTCATAGAACGATCATATCATAGAGAAAGCAGTCAGATGACGAACGAAAAACTATACATACAGATGTTCAGCCTGCACGGACTGATCCGCAGCTCCAATCTGGAAATGGGCCGCGACGCCGACACCGGCGGACAGATTAAATATGTCCTCGAAGAAGGCCTTGAACTTTCCCGGCAGCCCGAAGTGGAACGGGTCGATCTGTTCACCCGGCAGATTCGGGATAAAACGGTGTCGGAGGATTACAGCATTTCCATTGAACAGGTCACGGATACGTTCCGCATTGTGCGCATCCCCTGCGGCGGCGGAAAATACCACCGGAAAGAACTGCTCTGGCGCTACCTCGATGAGTATATCGACAAAACCGTTCAGTTTATCAAACGCGAAGGCCGCATGCCCGACGTCGTACACGGTCATTATGCGGATGCCGGTTATGTTGCCATGTGGCTCAGCCGTCTCTTCGGCGTACCGTTCATTTTCACCGGGCATTCGCTGGGCCGTTCCAAAAAACAGAAACTGCTCAGCGACGGAATGACCGAAGAAAAAATCAACCGAAAATATATGATTTCCCAGCGGATCGATGCGGAGGAAGAGGTGTTGAAATCCGCTGAACTGATCATCACCAGTACCCGTCAGGAAGTGGACGAGCAATACGGACAGTACACCTATCAGCACGGCCCCGAATACCGCGTCATACCGCCGGGGATCGATCTGGAAAAATTTTATCCGTATTACCACGATCAATTCGAAGAAAATGAACCGGATATCGAAGCCCGGTATGCACGCGCCTCGCTTCTCCGGGAACTCGAACGCTTTTTCAAAGCAAAGGATAAACCGCTTGTTCTGGCGCTCTGCCGTCCCGACAAACGCAAAAATATATCCGGTCTGATTGAAGCCTTCGGTGCGGACAGGGAGCTGCAGGCCATGGCCAACCTCGCCATCTATGCCGGCATTCGTAAAGACATCACCATTATGGAGGACAACGAACAGGGTGTGCTGACCGATATGCTGCTATTGATGGACAAGTATGATTTGTATGGAAAAATGGCGATTCCGAAGAAGCATGATTTTGACCTGGAAGTTCCGGAACTCTACCGGATCGCAGCCGCCAGCAACGGTGTATTTGTGAACGCCGCCCTCACGGAACCCTTCGGTCTCACGTTGCTTGAAGGCGCCGCCACTGGTCTCCCGCTGGTGGCTACCGACGACGGCGGACCGCGCGATATTCTGGCAAACTGTAAAAACGGGCTGCTCGTCGATCCGACCGATTCCGACGCCATTGCAAAATCGATTAAATCCATCATTTCCGATCCCGACGTGTGGGAGAATTATTCCAAAAACGGTATTCTGAATATCCGCAACCACTACACCTGGGAAAGTCACGCCCGGCAGTACATCAAAGAAATCTCGGGCGTCATCGAAAAAAACAAACCTGCGGAAACCGCCGCACCGGCCACGCCTTCAGCCATCGGGCGGCGGTTTGCCGAATTGAATCATTTTCTGATTACCGATATCGATAATACCCTGATCGGCGATGACAACAGCCGGCTGCCGGAGCTGATTGATTTTCTTCGGAACTGTCACGGCCGTATCGGCTTCGGCATCGCCACCGGGCGTACCATTGAATCGGCCACTGAAATTCTGGCGGAACACGGCATTCCGCAGCCGGATATCATGATCACATCGGTGGGAGCGGAAATTTATTACGGAGCCGAACAGCATGCCGACCAGGGCTGGAAAGCACATATTTCCAACCATTGGAACCGGGAAAAAATACGGCAGTTGCTCCGTCCGCTGGATTTTCTGGAATATCAGGAAGAGGATACCCAGCGGCCGCACAAGGTCAGTTATAATATGGATCCCGGCAAGGACCGCCTGACCCGGATTCATGATCTGCTTCAGAAAAACCGCTGCCGCTATACCCTGATCTATTCACACGAACAGTTTCTCGACATCCTCCCGCATCGGGCATCGAAAGGAAAATCCATCCGCTACCTCAGCTATAAATGGCACATCCCGCTTGCGAATATTCTGGTGGCCGGCGATTCCGGTAATGATGCCGAAATGCTGCGCGGCGATACCGCCGGTGTGGTGGTCGGAAACTACAGCGCCGAACTCGAAGCCTTTAAGGGAAAACGTAAAATTTATTTTGCAGATGCCGACTGCGCCGGCGGAATTCTCGAGGGCATTGCGCACTACAACCTCCAAAACAGTATTGAGGCATAAACATGAATCTGCAGAATAAAGTACAACTCATCACCTATCCCGACAGCCTGGGCGGAAATCTGCTGACCCTGCATTACTGTCTGCGTAAATATTTCGCCGACGCCATCGGCGGCGTGCACATTCTGCCGTTCTATCCCTCGTCCGCTGATCGCGGTTTTGCCCCGATCAACTATGCGGAGGTGGATGAACAGTTTGGAACCTGGGAGGATATTGAAAAAATCGGAGCCGATTTTGACCTGATGATCGATTTTATGGTCAACCACATTTCCCGCCAGTCCGCTGCGTTCCAGGATTATCTTGAACTGGGTCCGGAATCAGAATTTGCGGATCTGTTTTTAAGCTTCCAGAAATTCGGACCCGAAGGGATCAGCGATGAAGATCTGGCCAAAGTATATACCCGGAAACCACGGCCGCCCTACCTGGAAATTCAGCGGCCGGACGGCAGCAATGAGCGAATCTGGTGCACCTTTGATTATGAACAGATCGATCTGGACTGGAGTACACAGTTAACCCGGACCCTGATGCGTAATGAACTGATCCGGCTGTCACGAACCAACGCAAAAATGATTCGGCTTGATGCTTTTGCCTACACGACCGTGGAGATCGGCACCGACTGTTTTTTCCGGGAGCCGGCGGTGTGGGAACTGCTGAACTGGCTCAAAGACTGCGTTGAGCCGTTCGGCACCGATGTGCTTCCCGAAGTCCATGAGCATTACAATTATCAGCTTAAACTTCAGGAAAAGGGCTATTGGTGTTACGATTTTGCGCTTCCCATGCTGATGCTTCATGCACTTTACCATCACACCGGAAAGCGCCTGATCAAGTGGCTGCAGACCTGCCCGACCAAACAGTTTACTACGCTCGATACCCACGACGGTATCGGAATTGTGGATGTGCAGGATCTGCTCAGTCCGGAGGAAATCGATTCTACGGTTGAGGGTCTTTATGAAAAAGGGTCCAACGCCAAAAAAGTCTACTCGGGCCCTGAATACCAGAATCTCGATCTTTATCAGATCAACTGCACCTATTATTCCGCGCTTAACCACGACGACGATGCCTACATCGCCGCC
This is a stretch of genomic DNA from Pontiella agarivorans. It encodes these proteins:
- a CDS encoding MarR family winged helix-turn-helix transcriptional regulator, whose translation is MIFSESRGQTEGQYLYLERVRKALRKISHAEDVYSKKLDREFGVTLSQLICLYTLHQHGRLTLAELANDVHLGPSTVHGIVKRLQRKGWVQQYPDALDQRKRYLQLTETGRHFAEKSIHLLARNFSEALHALSPLEQTTLMASLNLMARQVGSEIPLLITPEKGPAS
- a CDS encoding mechanosensitive ion channel family protein, producing MNLKLYYLITILLITPGLVWLSIRKLKVLQAEREERLKNQDHAGPVPSPKSQKSIRRQQIKRMENRFSITRWTMVLTIFMAGAIFAAAPFIRKVSPTFLPVIMGVVSVIIGIAAKPFIENMICGLVLCHSKLARIGDVTLVDDAYGVIEDVTLTHSIIKRWDSLRYVVPNSSMMTKEFVNYSLHDNDRWVIVEFWIDYQSDISEVEQIAIETPKKSRYFADKEEPGFWVIDTEKAGVKCMITAWATSPSEGWMLGHDIRKSLLVKLKEHGITTHAHRLRTEPQPQEKTA
- the ablB gene encoding putative beta-lysine N-acetyltransferase, whose protein sequence is MTDHIETIQGATVQHGPKSGRVFMKELGQADPARLIPKLAELAVRNNYPKVFVKVPASESRTFYRSDYRKEAAIPDFYDGEEDAVFLSNLSGSLPREEPGQNQLDEIMITAREYQNSGLAHPLPQGAVIRKCCGEDVPAMARMYRMLLPAYPFAVHDIDYLLQSMADESHYYRVEIRNEPVALAAAVVDTETGSAEMTHFVTHPDWRKNGLSARLIQTMENAMRHFDIQTVYAMARASSAGINIAFARLGYSYGGRLINKTRISGHTESMNVWHRNLQFTPS
- a CDS encoding PfkB family carbohydrate kinase, with the protein product MIGKRKWKIPGTGKQIFGMGPGTEASTERALVIGEAMIQNLLTGRTPQSSPLQVARQLQELNISTQFVTRVGDDDDGHIILSHIDQNGLDTFHIQRDRTHPTASIETDNARDGEGYNQPVVPRAAFDFIEFDSFIPFAQSESLLIYFDSLIQRNHASRKRFHQFLEQIPETAICTYDMNLYPECCKRELIIPSLQRADLLILSEDELTVIGELMGAPPGIDYLAQSIMDIFEITQIAITRGTAGSILYTPQGCYSQRPTRFGRSTNIDSGQAAATFAAMISDCFLKQVPPKKSVKRATKRAENYRAPLSP
- a CDS encoding HAD-IIB family hydrolase; this translates as MTNEKLYIQMFSLHGLIRSSNLEMGRDADTGGQIKYVLEEGLELSRQPEVERVDLFTRQIRDKTVSEDYSISIEQVTDTFRIVRIPCGGGKYHRKELLWRYLDEYIDKTVQFIKREGRMPDVVHGHYADAGYVAMWLSRLFGVPFIFTGHSLGRSKKQKLLSDGMTEEKINRKYMISQRIDAEEEVLKSAELIITSTRQEVDEQYGQYTYQHGPEYRVIPPGIDLEKFYPYYHDQFEENEPDIEARYARASLLRELERFFKAKDKPLVLALCRPDKRKNISGLIEAFGADRELQAMANLAIYAGIRKDITIMEDNEQGVLTDMLLLMDKYDLYGKMAIPKKHDFDLEVPELYRIAAASNGVFVNAALTEPFGLTLLEGAATGLPLVATDDGGPRDILANCKNGLLVDPTDSDAIAKSIKSIISDPDVWENYSKNGILNIRNHYTWESHARQYIKEISGVIEKNKPAETAAPATPSAIGRRFAELNHFLITDIDNTLIGDDNSRLPELIDFLRNCHGRIGFGIATGRTIESATEILAEHGIPQPDIMITSVGAEIYYGAEQHADQGWKAHISNHWNREKIRQLLRPLDFLEYQEEDTQRPHKVSYNMDPGKDRLTRIHDLLQKNRCRYTLIYSHEQFLDILPHRASKGKSIRYLSYKWHIPLANILVAGDSGNDAEMLRGDTAGVVVGNYSAELEAFKGKRKIYFADADCAGGILEGIAHYNLQNSIEA
- the gtfA gene encoding sucrose phosphorylase; the protein is MNLQNKVQLITYPDSLGGNLLTLHYCLRKYFADAIGGVHILPFYPSSADRGFAPINYAEVDEQFGTWEDIEKIGADFDLMIDFMVNHISRQSAAFQDYLELGPESEFADLFLSFQKFGPEGISDEDLAKVYTRKPRPPYLEIQRPDGSNERIWCTFDYEQIDLDWSTQLTRTLMRNELIRLSRTNAKMIRLDAFAYTTVEIGTDCFFREPAVWELLNWLKDCVEPFGTDVLPEVHEHYNYQLKLQEKGYWCYDFALPMLMLHALYHHTGKRLIKWLQTCPTKQFTTLDTHDGIGIVDVQDLLSPEEIDSTVEGLYEKGSNAKKVYSGPEYQNLDLYQINCTYYSALNHDDDAYIAARAIQFFAPGIPQVYYVGLLAGENDTDLVEQTRNGRDINRHNYSIEEISQQVSRPVVQRLLKLMEFRNTHPAFDGPLFIPETPDDRLEMVRKNGIHSATLSVDLRTHAAELTHSGAGPAGEERMTI